CCGACGAGCACGTCAAGGCGACCCTCACCAACGTCCGCCGGGCCTGGCTCGAAGGGCACGAGATAGGCACCCACTTCAACGGCCACTTCTGCTCCGGCTACGGCACCGTGGGCAACTGGACGCCGGCGCAGTGGCGCTCGGAGATCGCGCAGGCGAAAGCTTTCGTCAAGGAGTGGCGCACCAACACCGGCTGGACCGACCTGCCCGCGCTGCCCTTCGACTACGACAAGGAACTCGTCGGCGGCCGCACCCCCTGCCTCCTCGGCCAGGACAACCTGCTGCCCACCGCCCGCGAGCTCGGCTGGCGCTACGACGCCTCCTCGCCCGGCGGCCGCCAGGTCTGGCCCGAGAAGAAGAACGGCATCTGGGACCTGCCCCTGCAGGCGATACCTTTCCCCGGCCACAGCTTCGAGGTCCTGTCCATGGACTACAACATGCTCGCCAACCAGTCGATCAACTCGACCAACGCGCCCGCCTACAACTACCCGGCCTGGCGCGAGCAGTCCGCCGGCGCCTACATCTCCGGCTTCCAGCGGGCCTACGAGACCAACCGCGCCCCCTTCTTCGTCGGCAACCACTTCGAGCACTGGAACGGCGGCATCTACATGGACGCCGTCGAGCGGGCCCTCACCCACATCGCGCAGGAGAAGGAGAAGGGCGCGGACATCCGCCTGGTCTCCTTCCGGCAGTTCGTCGACTGGATGGACGTCCAGAAGCCGGAGGTCCTCGCCAAGCTCCGCACGCTCGACGTCGGCCAGGAGCCGGTGGGCGGCTGGAACGGGTTCCTCAAGGACACCTCCGCGACCGCGTCGAACGCCGCCTGAAATGCGGATTTCCGCCCGCAAGGGGGGTGGGCAAGATCCCCAGAACGGGCATGCGAAACTTTTCACATGAGTGCCGCCAGTCGTAGCCGCTCCCGAGTCCGTACCACCCTGCTCACCGCGGGTGCCGCAGCCGCAGCGCTGACCCTGTCCGCCTGCAGCTCGGGCGGCACCTCGGGTGGAGGCGGCGACACCAACTTCATCATGGGCGCGGACGGCATCTCCACCGCCGAGCAGGGGGACCGGGGCACCGCCCCCGACCTGTCCGGCAAGACCGTCGACGGGGGACAGCTCGACGTCGCCGACTACAAGGGCAAGGTCGTCGTCCTCAACATGTGGGGCTCCTGGTGCGCCCCCTGCCGGGCCGAGGCACCCAACCTGGAAGCGGTCTACAAGGACCTCAAGAGCCAGGACGTTCAGTTCGTCGGCGTCAACACCCGCGACACCAGCGTCCAGAACGCCCGCGCCTTCGAGAAGGACATGGGCATCACCTTCCCCAGCCTGTACGACCCGACGGGCAAGCTGATGCTCCGCTTCTCCAAGGGCACCCTCAACCCGCAGGCCGTGCCCTCCACGCTCGTCATCGACCGGGACGGGAAGATCGCCGCCCGCTCGCTGGCCGCGCTCAGCGAGAGCAAGCTGCGCAAGATGATCAACCCGGTCCTCGCGGAGAAGTGACGTGAGCGCAGTCGTCACGCTCGCCGCCGAAACGGGTTACAACGGCACCGTCCTGAACGGCGCGTTGCTCCTCGCCCTGCCCATCGCGGTCCTCGGCGGCCTGGTCTCCTTCTTCTCGCCCTGCGTCCTGCCGCTGGTCCCCGGCTATCTGTCCTACGTCACCGGCGTCACCGGCACCGATCTGGCCGAGGCCCGGCGCGGCCGGATGGTCGCGGGCGCCTCCCTGTTCGTGCTCGGCTTCACCGCGGTGTTCGTCTCCAGCGGGGCGCTGTTCGGCTACTTCGGCCAGACGCTCCAGGAGAACCAGAGCGTGCTGTCCAAGGTGCTGGGCGTGCTCATGATCCTCATGGGTGTCTTCTTCATGGGCCTGATGCCCTGGATGACCCAGCGGGAGTTCCGCTTCCACAACAAGCCCACCATGGGCCTGGTCGGTGCCCCGCTGCTCGGCGCGCTGTTCGGCATCGGCTGGACCCCCTGCATCGGCCCCACCCTCGCCTCGGTGATCGCCCTGTCCTCCCAGCAGGGCAGCGCGGGCCGCGGTGCCATACTGACCGTCGCCTACTGCCTCGGCCTCGGGGTGCCCTTCGTGCTCGCCGCGGTCGCCTTCCGCAAGGCGCTCGGCGCCTTCGGCTGGGTCAAGCGCCACTACGTCTGGGTCATGCGCATCGGCGGCACCATGATGATCGTGACCGGACTGCTGCTGCTGACCGGCGCGTGGGACCGCCTCGTGCAGGACGTCCAGTCCTGGTCCGCCGGCTTCACTGTGGGGATCTGATCCATGAGCAAGACCACACCCGCCACCCCCGACGCTCCCGTCGGCGACCAGGACCTCGGCGCCGCGGGCTCCCAGCTGTCCACCGCGCCCGCGGAGAGCCTGAGCATGCCCGCCCTGGGGGTCGTCGGCTGGGCCCGCTGGTTCTGGCGCCAGCTGACCTCCATGCGGGTCGCGCTGCTGCTGCTCCTGCTGGTGGCGCTCGGTGCCATCCCCGGCTCGCTGATCCCGCAGAGCGGGACCGACGCCACGAAGGTCGCCGACTTCGTCAAGAACAACCCCACCCTCGGGGACGTCTACGACAAGCTCGGCCTCTTCCACGTCTACAGCTCGGTGTGGTTCTCCGCGATCTACATCCTGCTGTTCGTCTCCCTCATCGGCTGCATCGTGCCCCGGACCTGGCAGTTCGTCGGGCAGCTGCGCAGTCGTCCGCCGGGCGCCCCGAAGCGGCTGACCCGGCTGCCCGCCTACACCACCTGGCGCACCGGGGCCGAGCCCGAGCAGGTCCGCGAGGCAGCGCTCGCCCTGCTGAAGAAGAAGCGCTTCCGTGCCCACCTCGCCGGTGACAACGTCGCCGGTGAGAAGGGCTATCTGCGCGAGGTCGGCAACCTCGCCTTCCACATCGCGCTCATCGTGATGCTGACCGCCTTCGCCTGGGGCCAGCTCTTCAAGTCCGAGGGCAACAAACTGGTCGTCGAGGGCGACGGCTTCTCCAACACCCTCACCCAGTACGACGACTTCAAGTCCGGGAATCTCTTCGACACCGGCGATCTGGTGCCGCTCAGCTTCACTCTGAACAAGTTCACCGGCACCTACGAGACCTCCGGCCCCAACAAGGGCACCCCGCGCCTCTACCAGGCCGCCATCACCTACAGCGAGGGCGCCTACGGCAAGGACCACAAGACCCTCGTCAAGGTCAACGAGCCGCTGGAGATCGGCGACGCGAAGGTCTACCTCACCGCCCACGGCTACGCGCCCCTCATCACCGTGCGGGACGGCAAGGGCAACGTCGTCTTCCACGACGCGGTCGCGATGCTGCCGCTCGACTCCAACGTCACCTCCACCGGCGTGGTCAAGGTCCTCGACGGCTACAAGAACCCCAAGGGCGTCAGCGAGCAGCTGGGCATCTCGGCCTTCTTCCTGCCGACCTACACCACGGGCAGCGAGACGGCCTCCACCTTCCCCGCGCTGAACAACCCGGTGCTCAACCTCACGCCGTACCACGGTGACCTCGGCGTGGACTCGGGCATCCCGCAGAGCGTGTACCAGCTCGACAAGTCGCATGTGAAGGGGTTCAAGGACTCCAAGGGCGCGCAGCTCAGGGAGAACCTGAAGCCCGGCCAGACCATGCAGCTCCCGGGCGGCGCCGGTTCGGTCACCTACGAGGGCACCAAGCAGTGGGCGAACTTCCAGGTCGTCCAGCAGCCCGCCAGCGGCTGGGCCCTCGCCGGCGCCCTCACCGCGATCTTCGGCCTCGCCGCGTCCCTGTTCCTCCAGCGCCGCCGGGTGTGGGTACGGGCGGTGCGCGGCGCCGACGGGGTGACGGTCGTGGAGATGGCCGGCCTGGGCCGCAGCGAGTCGGCGAAGGTCCCGGAGGAACTGGGCGAGCTGGCCGGAATCCTGTACGACCAGACGCCGGGTGCGCCGGACTCCCCAGGGGCGCGGGGCGATGACGAATCTGCGGCTACCGCCGCGCGGTCGCGACAAGCCCCCACGGACCCGCAGCCAAAAGCCGAGCAAACCACCCCCGAACCCCAAGTAGCACCCTCCGAAGGGGCTGAGAAATGACTCTCGCCGCCGCAACCGAGTTGGCCACCGCCACCAACGAACACCTCGCCAACATCAGCAACACGCTGATCTACTCCGCGATGGCCGTCTACACGCTGGCCTTCTTCGCCTACATCGCCGAATGGCTCCTCGGCAGTCGCAGCAAGGTCGGCCGGACCGCCGCCGCGCTCACCGCCGACGCGAAAGCCAAGGCCAAGGCCAAGGCGCCGGCCGTCACCGTGAACAAGGGCGGCAGCACCGCCGTACTGGAGCGGCCGCAGGTCGTGGTGCGGTCCGCGGCCGGCTCGCGGGACGTGCCCGACGGGCCCGGTGCGCACGGCGGGGACGAGCAGGGCGACCTCTACGGGCGTATCGCCATCTCGCTCACGGTGCTCGCCTTTCTCGTCGAGCTCGCCGGGGTCGTCGCCCGCGCGGCCTCGGTGGAGCGGGCGCCGTGGGGCAACA
This portion of the Streptomyces canus genome encodes:
- a CDS encoding cytochrome c biogenesis CcdA family protein, with amino-acid sequence MSAVVTLAAETGYNGTVLNGALLLALPIAVLGGLVSFFSPCVLPLVPGYLSYVTGVTGTDLAEARRGRMVAGASLFVLGFTAVFVSSGALFGYFGQTLQENQSVLSKVLGVLMILMGVFFMGLMPWMTQREFRFHNKPTMGLVGAPLLGALFGIGWTPCIGPTLASVIALSSQQGSAGRGAILTVAYCLGLGVPFVLAAVAFRKALGAFGWVKRHYVWVMRIGGTMMIVTGLLLLTGAWDRLVQDVQSWSAGFTVGI
- a CDS encoding TlpA family protein disulfide reductase, yielding MSAASRSRSRVRTTLLTAGAAAAALTLSACSSGGTSGGGGDTNFIMGADGISTAEQGDRGTAPDLSGKTVDGGQLDVADYKGKVVVLNMWGSWCAPCRAEAPNLEAVYKDLKSQDVQFVGVNTRDTSVQNARAFEKDMGITFPSLYDPTGKLMLRFSKGTLNPQAVPSTLVIDRDGKIAARSLAALSESKLRKMINPVLAEK
- the resB gene encoding cytochrome c biogenesis protein ResB, with protein sequence MSKTTPATPDAPVGDQDLGAAGSQLSTAPAESLSMPALGVVGWARWFWRQLTSMRVALLLLLLVALGAIPGSLIPQSGTDATKVADFVKNNPTLGDVYDKLGLFHVYSSVWFSAIYILLFVSLIGCIVPRTWQFVGQLRSRPPGAPKRLTRLPAYTTWRTGAEPEQVREAALALLKKKRFRAHLAGDNVAGEKGYLREVGNLAFHIALIVMLTAFAWGQLFKSEGNKLVVEGDGFSNTLTQYDDFKSGNLFDTGDLVPLSFTLNKFTGTYETSGPNKGTPRLYQAAITYSEGAYGKDHKTLVKVNEPLEIGDAKVYLTAHGYAPLITVRDGKGNVVFHDAVAMLPLDSNVTSTGVVKVLDGYKNPKGVSEQLGISAFFLPTYTTGSETASTFPALNNPVLNLTPYHGDLGVDSGIPQSVYQLDKSHVKGFKDSKGAQLRENLKPGQTMQLPGGAGSVTYEGTKQWANFQVVQQPASGWALAGALTAIFGLAASLFLQRRRVWVRAVRGADGVTVVEMAGLGRSESAKVPEELGELAGILYDQTPGAPDSPGARGDDESAATAARSRQAPTDPQPKAEQTTPEPQVAPSEGAEK